In Anomaloglossus baeobatrachus isolate aAnoBae1 chromosome 3, aAnoBae1.hap1, whole genome shotgun sequence, one genomic interval encodes:
- the PLN gene encoding phospholamban: MDKVQHITRSAMRRASNIEVTPQTRRNLQELFVNFSLILICLLLICIIVMLL; the protein is encoded by the coding sequence ATGGATAAAGTCCAGCACATAACCAGATCTGCCATGAGGAGAGCCTCAAATATTGAGGTCACCCCGCAGACCCGCCGAAACCTGCAGGAACTCTTTGTGAATTTCTCCCTGATTCTCATCTGTCTTCTTCTCATCTGTATCATTGTGATGCTCCTCTGA